The Pyricularia oryzae 70-15 chromosome 5, whole genome shotgun sequence genome includes a region encoding these proteins:
- a CDS encoding tRNA (guanine-N(7)-)-methyltransferase — translation MGQTGKPNRNLRKEYREAQKSNGAAALPKKKFYRQRAHANPFSDHNLTYPISPDHMDWAPLYPAYKAPGADEDADAASKESAVTKSLPKRLLKDVEVADIGCGFGGLLMALSPALPDSLILGMEIRTQVTGFVQDKIRALRTQHSETDPQAYQNIACVRANTMKFLPNFFTRGQLSKVFICFPDPHFKARKHKQRIVSTTLSSEYAFVLRPGSGIVYTITDVKDLHEWMVEHLEAHPLFERIGDEEQEADPCVAIMRSETEEGKKVERNKGHKYVALFRRLEDPPW, via the exons ATGGGGCAAACCGGAAAGCCTAATAGAAACCTCCGCAAGGAGTATCGCGAGGCGCAAAAGAGCAATGGCGCGGCGGCTCTTCCCAAGAAGAAATTCTATCGCCAACGCGCCCACGCAAATCCATTTTCTGATCATAATTTGACATA CCCCATATCGCCAGACCATATGGACTGGGCACCTCTGTATCCAGCCTACAAAGCACCAGGTGCGGATGAGGATGCGGATGCTGCTTCTAAAGAGTCGGCAGTTACCAAGTCGCTGCCCAAGAGGTTATTAAAGGATGTCGAGGTTGCCGATATTGGCTGTGGCTTTGGCGGGTTGTTGATGGCTTTGTCACCCGCCCTCCCCGACTCCTTGATACTAG GTATGGAGATCCGGACGCAGGTAACGGGCTTCGTGCAGGACAAAATCCGAGCACTACGGACTCAGCATTCGGAGACGGACCCGCAGGCGTACCAAAACATCGCGTGCGTACGGGCCAACACGATGAAGTTCCTGCCGAACTTTTTCACGCGCGGGCAGCTCTCCAAGGTGTTCATCTGCTTCCCTGACCCACACTTCAAGGCGCGGAAGCACAAGCAGCGCATCGTTTCGACGACGCTCAGCTCCGAGTACGCCTTTGTGCTGCGGCCGGGCTCGGGCATCGTCTACACCATCACCGACGTCAAGGACCTGCACGAGTGGATGGTCGAGCACCTAGAAGCGCACCCGCTGTTTGAGAGGATCGGGGACGAAGAGCAGGAGGCCGACCCTTGCGTCGCCATCATGCGCAGCGAGACGGAGGAGGGCAAGAAGGTCGAGAGGAACAAGGGGCACAAGTATGTGGCTTTGTTCAGGAGGTTGGAGGATCCGCCATGGTGA